The DNA region GATCGGTGTGCTCGTCGTCGGTGCCGTGCACGAACATCACCTGGCGGCCGAGGAGTTGGCGTACGGGCTCCCGTTCAGGACTGTCGGGGTCGTTCTCGGGGAGCCACAGCGACAGCGCCAGCACCGAGGAGACCATGGGGTGTCCGGCCGCGCGGAGTGCCGCACGCGCGCCGACATCGATGCCAACCAGGCAGACCGGGACGTCGCCGTAGCGCTTGACCACCTCCTCCACGGCCCACTCCGCGTCGCAGGCGGGGTGCGCCGCCTCGCCGTTCCAGCCGCGGTAGCGGTAGTGGACGACGTGTGCCACGAGCGACGTGTCCGGTTCGCCGTGGTGAGCGCCGCGTACGAGCCGCCGTGCGAGAGGCCGCACCACGGCCGCGGCGAACGCGGACCGCCGGCGGGCGCTGTGCTCCACGCCGCCGCCGGGCAGCAGCAGGACCACCGCGTGCGGGGCCGCCCCCGAGGCGTCCGCGCCCATCGCCCGCCCCAGCCGGGCCTCCCGCTCGGGCAAAGCTTGCTGAGCCATAGGGAAGACGATGGCAGAAGCCGGAGTGCACGTAGGGTGTCGCCGGATCACCATTGCGTATCGAAGCGCATGACGCTGCTCGTCGACGGCACAACTCCCGTACGCGAAACGGAAGTTAGGGTGCAGATGCCATCTACGCGCGTAGGAGCTAGAGTACGTGGATGACGAGCCAGACCCTCAACACGATTCCCACCCCGCAGCAGATCCGCCGCGCTCCCAAGGCGCTGCTCCACGACCACCTCGACGGTGGTCTGCGACCCGCCACCATCGTCGAACTGGCCGCCGAGACCGACTACGACGCGCTGCCCGCGACCGACGCGGAGAGCCTTGAGCGCTGGTTCCGGCAGGCCGCGGACTCCGGTTCGCTGGAGCGCTATCTGGAGACGTTCTCCCACACCGTGGGCATCATGCAGACCCGCGAGGCACTGACCCGGGTCGCCGCCGAATGCGCCGAGGACCTCGCGGCGGACGGCGTCGTCTACGCCGAGGTCCGCTTCGCCCCGGAGCAGCACCTGGAGAAGGGCCTCACCCTCGAAGAGGCGGTGGAGGCCGTCAACGAGGGCTTCCGCGAGGGCGAACGACGAGCCCGCGCCGCGGGCGCCCGCATCCGGGTCGGTGCGCTGCTCACCGCGATGCGGCACGCGGCACGTGCCCTGGAGATCGCCGAACTCGCCAACCGCTACCGCGAGTTGGGCGTCGTCGGCTTCGACATCGCCGGTGCCGAGGCGGGCCACCCGCCCACTCGCCACCTGGACGCCTTCGAATTTCTCAAGCGTGAGAACAACCACTTCACGATCCACGCGGGCGAGGCGTTCGGCCTGCCGTCCATCTGGCAGGCACTCCAGTGGTGCGGCGCGGACCGGCTGGGCCACGGCGTGCGCATCATCGACGACATCCAGGAGGACGGCACGGGGTCGGTGAAGCTGGGCCGTCTAGCGTCCTACGTGAGGGACAAGCGCATCCCGCTGGAGCTGTGCCCGTCGTCCAACTTGCAGACGGGCGCGGCCCCTTCGTACGAGGAGCACCCCATCGGGCTGCTGCGCAGGCTGCACTTCCGTGCCACGGTGAACACCGACAACAGGCTGATGAGCGGTACGAGCATGAGCCAGGAGTTCGAGCACCTGGTGAGGACGTTCCACTACACGCTCGACGACATGCAGTGGTTCACGGTCAATGCTCTGAAGTCCTCGTTCATCCCGTTCGACGAACGTCTCGCGATGATCAACGACGTGGTCAAGCCCGGCTATGCCGAGCTTAAGTCGGAGTGGCTCTTCCGCGAGTGACCTCGGGGCTTCACGGGCCCTGCGACGGCGGGGCCGCCCCGGTTGTCGCCGGGTGCGGCCCCGCTCGGTTCGTACGGGCTCGTGACCCGGCCGACGGGCCTGCGGCTCGACGACCTCATCCGCGGAGGCGGACCGTGGGCCGAGCCCGTAGACCGGTGTGTGCGGCTACCAGGCGGTGCGTTCGTCGCCGTTCGGCAGCAGGATCCACAGCGCCAGATAGATCAGGAACTGCGGGCCGGGCAGCAGGCAGGACACTATGAAGATCAGGCGCATCGTGTTGG from Streptomyces marispadix includes:
- a CDS encoding alpha/beta hydrolase, whose translation is MAQQALPEREARLGRAMGADASGAAPHAVVLLLPGGGVEHSARRRSAFAAAVVRPLARRLVRGAHHGEPDTSLVAHVVHYRYRGWNGEAAHPACDAEWAVEEVVKRYGDVPVCLVGIDVGARAALRAAGHPMVSSVLALSLWLPENDPDSPEREPVRQLLGRQVMFVHGTDDEHTDPELSYRLAERAKKANADVCRFEVHTDGHGLHQHNAEVRALAENFVLGTVCGRDFARPLVDAMAAPPPLGLRMPLATGFGQSLRR
- a CDS encoding adenosine deaminase gives rise to the protein MTSQTLNTIPTPQQIRRAPKALLHDHLDGGLRPATIVELAAETDYDALPATDAESLERWFRQAADSGSLERYLETFSHTVGIMQTREALTRVAAECAEDLAADGVVYAEVRFAPEQHLEKGLTLEEAVEAVNEGFREGERRARAAGARIRVGALLTAMRHAARALEIAELANRYRELGVVGFDIAGAEAGHPPTRHLDAFEFLKRENNHFTIHAGEAFGLPSIWQALQWCGADRLGHGVRIIDDIQEDGTGSVKLGRLASYVRDKRIPLELCPSSNLQTGAAPSYEEHPIGLLRRLHFRATVNTDNRLMSGTSMSQEFEHLVRTFHYTLDDMQWFTVNALKSSFIPFDERLAMINDVVKPGYAELKSEWLFRE
- a CDS encoding PspC domain-containing protein; translation: MPALVRPREDRWIGGVCAGLAHRFGMKPNTMRLIFIVSCLLPGPQFLIYLALWILLPNGDERTAW